A segment of the Bacteroidetes bacterium SB0662_bin_6 genome:
GCGATCCGGGCGCTCCTCAATGCCTATAACCGCTCGAACGGGCTGAACCTGATCGCGCTGAGCAGCCTCGTCGTGACGCCTGCCGGACCACCCGCGAACCATCCGGTTCCTCCTTCGCCATCGCCGTGGCCGATCTTGCCTCCGTTGCTTGCACAGGCCGACATGGCAGCGGATACATGGATCCTTCTTCACGATCTGAACCGTTTCGGCGCCACATCCGACGAACCCGGCCTCGCCACGCTCTGGCGACACCTTGCCCACTGGCCCGGCTTGCTCGCCGTTATTCATTCAGGCCTCGCCCCGCTTCAAAAAGACGGAACGATCCGGCGCTCGATCCGGCAGTTGCTGGCGGGAGCACAAGCAGAGGGAGCCTCCCTTGCGCGTCTTCGCCCGGAGCGCATCGACATGCCGGAGGCGGCGCGGGCGATGGTCACGCAGTACGTGCGCCATCCGGGGCTGGTCGTTCGCATGGTCGCCATCGGCCACGGCCTCGCACACTGGCTGCGGCAAGCGGATCAGCAGGTTTGATCAGAGTATCTTGTAGCCCGTGTATCCCATGAATCTTTCCTCCACCAAAGCGTTGACCTTCGATGTCTTCGGCACGGTCGTCGATTGGCGAAGCACCATCATTCGCGAGGGGAGAGCGCTCGGCAAGCAGAAAGCGCTGGCGGTGGACTGGGAGGAATTTGCCCATGCATGGCGGGCCGGATACGAGCCGTTCATGCACCGCGTCCGCACGGGCGAGCTGCCCTGGTTGAATATCGACGCGCTTCATCGGATGATCCTGGACGAATTGCTGGTCCGGTTCCAGGTTGTGGGGCTTAGCGAGGCAGAGAAAGATCGTCTGAACCGCGTATGGCACCGGCTCGATCCCTGGCCGGATGCCCGCGCAGGGCTGGAGCGGCTTCGCCGACGCTTCCTCGTAGCCCCGCTCTCCAATGGAAACGTTGCGCTCCTGACCCACATGGCGAAGCGGGCCGACCTGCGCTGGGATTGCATTCTCTCCTCAGAGCTGGCGCATCGTTACAAGCCCGACCCGGAAGTCTATCTGACGGCGGCCCGGCTGCTTGGCCTCCGCCCGCAGCAGGTGATGATGGTCGCCGCCCACAATACCGATCTCGTGGCGGCGCAGGCGGTGGGGTTTCGTACCGCTTTCGTCTATCGAACCCGGGAATACGGCCCAACCCAAACGACGGACCTCACTCCGGATCCCTCGGTCGATGTCATCGCCAGGGATTTCGAGGATCTCGCAGATCAGATTGCTTAAAGCGTCCACCGATGCCGGTAGCTAACGACGACGCCGGCGACGTCCGAAGCCGTCGCTGCGGCCGACCGGGGCATCCGTCAGGTCGAGACCGATACCGAACGTAGCATCGTATGCATCGTCCTGCGACGTGACGTCGAGCAGGAGTTCCTTGCTGAAGATGCCGTCCCTCGTATTCAGTCTGTTCCGTCGCCCATGCTCCGCATAGGGCTCGCGGGCGTGGACGATATCGTTCAGCGATTCGTCAAAAAACAGTTGGGACGTGAATTCGTACGCCTGCCCCTCTGCATCTTCCGTGCGGATCTTGAAGTGGATGTGGACCGCCCGGCCCGGATACCAGCCGGGATAAATCGTTGCAAAAGAGGCGGCACCGTACTCGTCCGTTCGCTGATATCCTCTGAGGAACGATTCGCCCCGCGTATCGAAGCCGAACGCATTGTCGTTGAAGGCCGAATAGCGCCCATGCGCGTCGCACTGCCAGATGTCTACGAGCGCTCCGGCAAGGGGGGCGCACGCCCCGTCCCGGATTTGCGATACGTTGAAGGTGAGCGTGAGCGGCAGTCCGGGTTTTACCTCTCCGGTCGAGGGTTCGAGCCGGATGTCCGATCGTTCGAGTCGTTCGTTGGTGAAGTAAGGCCCTTCGGTCATTTCCGGGCGAACGATGCAGTCGGGTAGCGGTTCGCCGTTCGCTCGGGCCGGGATACTCGCGGAAGCAGACGTCCCGGCGATCGAGGCGTGCGCTGCACCGCCGCCGAGGAGGAATGTCCCACCGGCCCCGGATAGCAGTTGCAGCACTTCCCTGCGACTCAGAATTCGCCCGACGGGCAGATCGTCCTGATCCATTGCGGCCTCCGATTGGTTGTGTTCCGCAGCGGGATGCTCCGTTATGTGTCTTCAGCGTGTGTCGAGGGAGAGCCGATCACATCGCTTCATCCTATATGATTTGATTCCATATGATTTCATTCCATTATGGCGACGGCGTTCAAAGAGCCGCGATGGACCGGAGATGCTGTACGCTCGTGACGATTGCCGGACGATCTTTCCCTGCATAAGGCACTCCCTCGTCCGTGTGGCTGAGCCACTGCTCCGCGTTCCGTATCGCTTCATCGGCCGTCGTTCGGATATGTGCTTCCGTCCAGTAGCCATCCAGCACTTGCAGCGCCTCGAAAATCATGTCCGCGTTAGGAGATTCTATGGAAATCAGCATGTCCGTGAAATACCCGACTCCCTCCTGGGAGGCGTTGTCATCCTGGAGTAAATAGTTCAGCAATTCGGGCGCAATGGATTCTACTACATACGATGGAATCGCTTCATCCCCTGCAATCACTTCCTCGTCGTCGGCTTTTTCGATGATGGACCGGGAGGCCCTGTACAACTCCTCAGCAGAGATTATACCCTCTTTGTATTGTCGTTCAACTCCCCACAACGGGTCGAGCACGGTCTCGTGAAGACGATCAAGTCGTGCCATCATTTCCTCGTACCTGACTTTTTCCGCCTCTGTGGAGAAAGTCAGCTCGCCGGCATCGGAGGAAGATGCGTCTGAGGATCCCGTGGAGCCATTGTTGCAGCCCGCAAGAAGCGCCAGCGCCAGAATCGGCAGGTACATGGTCCGGGCAAGAGGGCTGAATAGAAGTTTTTTCATGAGTTTGTTCATTGCGTTCTCCTCCTTTTTCAAGGTATATCTGTCCGGTTTGGATGAGCGCATGGGAGAACTCTCGGCCTGATACAGACCCTAGCTCAACCGCGTCCCAAGGTCCTCGCCCTTGCGGATTTCATCAGAGCTTCCTACTGATTATAAGTGATGACATTCCAGGTTCCCAAATGAAAAAAACTTCCATCCACAGATGCATCTATAGAATAATTGCATAATAGACCCTATCTTTATGCAGTTTTTGCATAGATCACATTTTTCCGCCTGGTTGTGGACACCCAGCACATCCTTTCTTTCGTAGCCGCCGCCGAGGAAAAGAACTTCAGCCGGGCCGCCGAGCGGGTTTCCCTGACCCAGCCCACGCTGAGTCGTCACATCCAGCGTCTCGAGGAAGAACTGGGCGTGGAGTTGTTCGACCGGAGCGGGCATGCCGTGGAATTGACCGGGCCGGGCGCGGCGTTTTTGCAGGAAGCCCGGCGTACGCTCGATCAGGTGGAGATCGCCCGCCGTGAAGCGCAGCGGGCTGCGGAGGGGGAAGTGGGCCGTCTCGTGATCGGATTTACAGGGTATGCTATGTACGGCGCGTTGCCCCGTTTTCTGCGCCGCTTCCGGGAACGTCACCCCCGCGTGGCGCTCACCCTGCGCGAGATGCGGACACACGAACAACCGGATGCGCTCCGCCGCCGAACAATTTCCGTAGGATTTACCGGCGCGTGTCCCGAAGATTTCGCTTCCGAGGTGGTGGCCCGCGAGGAGATGCTGCTGGCGTTTCCGGCCCGCCACCCTCTTGCCGGCGCCTCCGAAATCGCTTTGGCCGATCTGGCCGAAGAATCCTTTGTGATGGTGGCTCGGCCTTCCGAGCCGGAATTGTTTGACGGCCTTGTAGATTTGTGCCGGCGGGCAGGATTCGGCCCGCGTATTGCGCAGCGGGCAAACCGTATGGGCGTGGCGCTGGGTATGGTGGGAGCCGGACTGGGTGTGGCCTTTGTGCCCGCCTCCCTGCGGAATCGACCGGGCATGCAGGATGTGCGGTTCGTGCCGCTTGCCGGCCCCGCACCCCACCTTCTGCT
Coding sequences within it:
- a CDS encoding haloacid dehalogenase type II, with product MNLSSTKALTFDVFGTVVDWRSTIIREGRALGKQKALAVDWEEFAHAWRAGYEPFMHRVRTGELPWLNIDALHRMILDELLVRFQVVGLSEAEKDRLNRVWHRLDPWPDARAGLERLRRRFLVAPLSNGNVALLTHMAKRADLRWDCILSSELAHRYKPDPEVYLTAARLLGLRPQQVMMVAAHNTDLVAAQAVGFRTAFVYRTREYGPTQTTDLTPDPSVDVIARDFEDLADQIA
- a CDS encoding intradiol ring-cleavage dioxygenase, which encodes MDQDDLPVGRILSRREVLQLLSGAGGTFLLGGGAAHASIAGTSASASIPARANGEPLPDCIVRPEMTEGPYFTNERLERSDIRLEPSTGEVKPGLPLTLTFNVSQIRDGACAPLAGALVDIWQCDAHGRYSAFNDNAFGFDTRGESFLRGYQRTDEYGAASFATIYPGWYPGRAVHIHFKIRTEDAEGQAYEFTSQLFFDESLNDIVHAREPYAEHGRRNRLNTRDGIFSKELLLDVTSQDDAYDATFGIGLDLTDAPVGRSDGFGRRRRRR
- a CDS encoding LysR family transcriptional regulator — protein: MDTQHILSFVAAAEEKNFSRAAERVSLTQPTLSRHIQRLEEELGVELFDRSGHAVELTGPGAAFLQEARRTLDQVEIARREAQRAAEGEVGRLVIGFTGYAMYGALPRFLRRFRERHPRVALTLREMRTHEQPDALRRRTISVGFTGACPEDFASEVVAREEMLLAFPARHPLAGASEIALADLAEESFVMVARPSEPELFDGLVDLCRRAGFGPRIAQRANRMGVALGMVGAGLGVAFVPASLRNRPGMQDVRFVPLAGPAPHLLLRMVWSEEDPDPVLRHFVEAVRSVLPSALSPSL